Proteins encoded by one window of Rutidosis leptorrhynchoides isolate AG116_Rl617_1_P2 chromosome 7, CSIRO_AGI_Rlap_v1, whole genome shotgun sequence:
- the LOC139857871 gene encoding uncharacterized protein, with product MVMKLFDDSGSDSDGGSGDISKIQINDGFARRYEHNKKREDLQRFEELKKKGLIDSDDDESSEDDEDIVNFSSKHDLKFFDALIKVRNQDPSLKNTGAKLFDSDNDDDYDNEASDEISVVKEKKKNPMYLKDVTAKHLLEEGPEFEDENDSNTNNNKKSYIEEQEALRKEFLDAVGDEEVEGDIIKVKEGNNKGDDDDDEDDSDYVKKLDEYFKEDDKLDEKEKFLKEYFRKKMWLEKDKSNRKVLDVDDGIDFSEDEEELDKQEDFERSYNFRHEENAGDNRVMGYSRTVNDSVRKKDNARSIHRKNKEERMARAEIERKEELKRLKNLKKKEINEKIRKFRETAGIGEDVDCVLDERDIEEDFDPEEYDRKMKKAFDDKFYEAEDVDPEFGSEGEDCELKKPNFDEEDDMLGLPKGWEDEFGSDDGFLGTRKRFLKSKVNNNGGHEEQTQDKEETVVLQQGKKRKRKSSEFEKEVVEKELEEYYKLDYEGSIGDLKTRFKYRPVNKNNYGLKAKEILVVDDKELNQLVPLKKLATYREDEFVVPRKKIKEQKQRIKSLLKGESSNGPNNGSKRVKHDVDEAENEKSQLDAQSEDPKPLSRKQRRKNRLNELKLSTSRLIAYQKLQPKSKNKKKNKS from the coding sequence ATGGTGATGAAACTATTCGATGACAGCGGCTCTGATTCAGACGGCGGTTCCGGCGACATATCGAAGATCCAAATTAACGATGGATTTGCTCGCCGTTATGAACACAATAAGAAACGCGAAGATTTACAGCGGTTTGAGGAGCTTAAAAAGAAAGGCCTAATTGATTCAGATGATGATGAATCATCTGAAGATGATGAAGATATTGTTAATTTTTCAAGTAAGCATGATTTGAAGTTTTTTGATGCTTTAATTAAAGTAAGAAATCAGGATCCTTCACTTAAGAATACTGGTGCTAAGTTATTTGAttctgataatgatgatgattatgataatgaggcTAGTGATGAGATTAGTGTTGTTAAGGAGAAGAAAAAGAATCCTATGTATTTGAAAGATGTGACTGCAAAACATTTACTTGAAGAAGGACCTGAGTTTGAAGATGAAAATGATAGTAATACGAATAATAATAAGAAAAGCTACATTGAGGAACAGGAGGCATTAAGGAAGGAGTTTTTGGATGCTGTTGGTGATGAAGAAGTTGAAGGGGATATTATAAAAGTGAAGGAGGGTAACAACAAGGGTGATGATGACGACGATGAAGATGACAGTGATTATGTAAAGAAGTTGGATGAGTATTTTAAGGAGGATGACAAGTTGGATGAAAAAGAAAAGTTTTTAAAGGAATATTTTAGGAAAAAGATGTGGTTGGAGAAAGATAAAAGTAATCGTAAAGTATTGGATGTTGATGATGGAATAGATTTTTCAGAGGATGAAGAGGAGTTAGATAAGCAAGAGGATTTTGAGAGAAGTTATAATTTTAGGCATGAGGAAAATGCAGGCGACAACAGAGTAATGGGGTATTCAAGAACAGTTAATGATTCAGTGAGGAAGAAGGATAATGCTAGGAGCATACATAGGAAGAATAAAGAGGAGAGAATGGCACGGGCTGAGATTGAGCGGAAAGAAGAGTTGAAGcgtttgaaaaacttgaagaagAAAGAGATTAATGAGAAAATTAGGAAGTTTAGGGAAACCGCGGGGATTGGGGAAGATGTGGATTGTGTGTTGGATGAACGTGATATTGAGGAGGACTTTGATCCGGAAGAGTACGATAGAAAGATGAAGAAGGCGTTTGATGATAAGTTTTATGAAGCAGAAGATGTTGACCCTGAGTTTGGTAGTGAAGGTGAAGATTGTGAATTGAAAAAACCTAATTTTGATGAGGAAGATGATATGCTTGGTTTGCCTAAGGGTTGGGAGGATGAATTTGGTTCTGATGATGGGTTTTTAGGTACTAGAAAAAGATTTTTGAAAAGCAAGGTTAATAATAATGGTGGACATGAAGAACAAACACAAGACAAAGAAGAAACAGTAGTATTACAACAAGGCAAAAAGAGGAAACGAAAAAGTTCCGAATTTGAAAAGGAAGTTGTTGAAAAAGAGTTAGAGGAGTACTATAAGTTGGACTATGAAGGTAGTATTGGGGATTTGAAGACTAGATTCAAGTACAGGCCTGTTAACAAAAATAATTATGGATTGAAAGCGAAGGAGATATTGGTAGTGGATGATAAGGAATTGAATCAGTTAGTTCCTTTGAAGAAATTAGCGACTTACAGAGAAGATGAGTTTGTTGTTCCTCGTAAGAAGATAAAAGAACAAAAACAGAGGATTAAGTCTCTTCTTAAAGGAGAGTcttcaaatggacccaacaatggCAGCAAGAGAGTAAAACATGATGTTGATGAGGCAGAAAATGAAAAGTCACAATTGGATGCACAAAGTGAAGATCCGAAACCCTTATCCAGGAAACAACGAAGAAAGAATCGGTTAAATGAATTGAAGCTGTCAACTTCAAGGCTTATTGCATATCAGAAACTTCAGCCGAAATCCAAAAACAAGAAGAAAAACAAATCTTAG